One Cyanobacteriota bacterium genomic region harbors:
- the hisI gene encoding phosphoribosyl-AMP cyclohydrolase codes for MSEIFQKRKTIEQVEEANELAPKFDEHGLISVVTTDYQTGELLMQGYMNAEALKQTIEKGQAVYYSRSRKVLWHKGATSGLYQDIKEMRIDDDQDCVWLRVTVTGSGASCHVGYRSCFYRTVPNGKDYDPSKPIELTYVESEKTFDPQEVYGDVPNPTQL; via the coding sequence ATGTCCGAGATATTCCAAAAACGCAAAACTATAGAACAAGTCGAAGAAGCAAATGAGCTTGCGCCTAAGTTTGATGAGCATGGTTTGATCTCAGTTGTTACTACTGATTATCAAACGGGTGAGCTATTGATGCAGGGCTATATGAACGCTGAAGCGCTCAAGCAAACTATAGAAAAAGGACAAGCGGTTTATTACTCCCGCTCGCGCAAAGTGCTTTGGCACAAAGGAGCAACTAGTGGTCTTTATCAAGACATCAAAGAGATGCGCATCGATGACGATCAGGATTGTGTTTGGTTACGAGTTACTGTCACTGGTTCTGGTGCTAGTTGTCATGTGGGTTATCGTTCTTGTTTTTACCGGACTGTGCCCAATGGCAAGGACTATGATCCTAGTAAGCCAATAGAGCTTACGTATGTCGAGAGTGAGAAGACTTTTGATCCACAGGAGGTCTATGGTGATGTCCCCAATCCTACACAATTGTAG
- the folE2 gene encoding GTP cyclohydrolase FolE2, with translation MNKIIDNDMNKKPDAASELRSPIATTLDRVGMSQVELPVLIHDHKGNLATIPARAELYVSLDDPHAKGIHMSRLYLKAKEFFAAYPLSFPSLASLTEAMLETHKNLSFSAHVAVSFEYIQAKKALVSDETGYRFYPVTLSMTRGPGTKLVYEMQLEIIYSSTCPCSAALARQVVKEEFLKKFDQDQLSRDEVADWIASEKSQAAVPHAQRSKVNLNLKFNEVSAKLDLNYWINLIETTLATPVQAAVKREDEQEFARLNGTNMMFSEDAARRLKACLDKQARVADYQIKVEHLESLHAHNAVVITSKGVK, from the coding sequence ATGAATAAAATTATCGACAATGACATGAATAAAAAACCTGACGCAGCAAGTGAGCTGCGCTCACCAATTGCAACCACACTTGATCGAGTGGGCATGTCTCAAGTAGAGTTGCCTGTCTTGATTCATGATCATAAGGGCAACTTGGCTACGATTCCAGCGAGAGCAGAGCTTTATGTCAGCCTTGATGACCCGCACGCCAAGGGCATTCATATGTCTAGGCTTTATTTGAAAGCCAAAGAGTTTTTTGCTGCTTACCCATTGAGCTTCCCTAGTCTTGCTAGTTTGACTGAAGCGATGCTTGAGACTCATAAGAACTTGAGTTTCTCTGCTCATGTAGCAGTGAGTTTTGAATATATTCAAGCCAAAAAAGCCCTGGTGAGTGATGAGACTGGTTATAGATTTTATCCTGTGACTTTGTCTATGACTAGAGGTCCAGGAACCAAGCTGGTTTATGAAATGCAACTTGAAATAATTTATTCAAGCACTTGTCCTTGTTCTGCGGCTCTTGCGAGGCAAGTTGTTAAAGAAGAGTTTTTGAAAAAGTTTGATCAGGATCAATTGAGTCGTGATGAAGTCGCTGACTGGATTGCCTCAGAAAAGTCACAAGCTGCCGTGCCGCATGCACAAAGAAGCAAAGTCAATCTCAATCTCAAGTTCAATGAAGTAAGTGCCAAGCTTGATTTGAATTATTGGATTAATCTAATTGAAACAACACTTGCTACCCCAGTGCAAGCTGCTGTCAAACGCGAAGATGAACAAGAATTTGCCAGGCTCAATGGCACTAATATGATGTTTAGTGAAGATGCTGCTCGCAGGCTCAAAGCCTGTCTGGATAAGCAAGCTAGAGTAGCTGATTATCAAATCAAAGTTGAACATCTTGAGAGTTTGCATGCGCATAACGCTGTTGTGATTACTAGTAAGGGAGTTAAATAA